Proteins encoded by one window of Collimonas fungivorans:
- a CDS encoding aminoglycoside phosphotransferase family protein → MPLSPSAPVLPDLRQTQIVEWLTALSAVPTLPATLRPASADASFRRYFRLDAADGRTLIVMDAPPPQEDVRPFIEIAGLFAGIGLSVPAILAQDVERGFLLLSDLGSTTYLQQLNDDSAPKLYMDAIDALVLLQTKSNPDLLPEYDRAFLLRELQIFPEWYLGKHLKATLTDQQTADLNKVFDAILANNLAQPQVFIHRDYHSRNLMVLPSGNPGVLDFQGALYGPITYDIVSLLRDVYIQWDEAQVLDWMIRYWERAKRAGLPVAPDIDSFYRDFEYMGLQRHLKILGLFARLYHRDGKEAYLKDIPLVMDYVRKTALRYRELIPLVRLLDKLEDKTVQVGYTF, encoded by the coding sequence ATGCCTTTGTCACCGTCTGCCCCTGTTTTGCCTGATCTGCGTCAGACCCAAATTGTCGAATGGTTAACTGCGCTCAGCGCCGTCCCGACCCTCCCTGCAACTCTCCGCCCTGCCTCTGCCGACGCCAGTTTCCGGCGTTATTTCAGACTTGATGCGGCCGATGGCAGGACCCTGATCGTGATGGATGCGCCGCCGCCGCAAGAAGACGTGCGGCCATTCATCGAGATTGCCGGGCTGTTCGCCGGCATCGGCCTGTCGGTACCGGCAATCCTGGCGCAAGACGTCGAACGCGGTTTCCTGCTGCTATCCGACCTCGGCTCCACCACCTACCTGCAGCAACTGAATGACGACAGCGCGCCGAAACTGTATATGGACGCCATCGACGCCCTGGTGTTGCTGCAAACCAAGAGTAACCCGGACCTCTTGCCCGAATACGACCGCGCCTTCCTGTTGCGAGAATTGCAAATATTTCCCGAATGGTATTTGGGCAAACACCTGAAGGCGACCCTGACCGACCAGCAAACAGCGGATCTGAACAAGGTGTTCGACGCCATACTGGCCAACAACCTGGCGCAGCCGCAGGTATTCATCCATCGCGATTATCATTCACGCAACCTGATGGTGCTGCCAAGCGGCAATCCCGGCGTGCTGGATTTCCAGGGCGCGCTGTACGGCCCGATCACCTACGACATCGTCTCGCTGCTGCGCGATGTCTACATCCAGTGGGACGAAGCGCAAGTCCTCGACTGGATGATCCGCTACTGGGAACGCGCCAAGCGCGCCGGCCTGCCGGTCGCCCCGGATATCGACAGCTTCTACCGCGATTTCGAATACATGGGGCTGCAGCGGCATCTGAAGATACTCGGCCTGTTCGCGCGCCTGTATCACCGCGACGGCAAGGAAGCCTACCTGAAGGACATCCCGCTGGTCATGGATTACGTCCGCAAGACCGCGCTGCGCTACCGCGAACTGATTCCGCTGGTGCGGTTGCTGGACAAGCTGGAAGACAAGACCGTGCAAGTCGGTTATACCTTCTGA
- the murU gene encoding N-acetylmuramate alpha-1-phosphate uridylyltransferase MurU — MKAMIFAAGRGERMRPLTDTTPKPLLKVRGRPLIVWHIVNLVRAGITEIVINHAHLGQMIEDTLGDGSKFGATIAYSPETVALETAGGIANARHLLGEAPFVAIAGDVYCPHFDFSQVRNTLEDNDIWGQPYALDKRDNAWLYLVKNPPHHPQGDFGLHSFSVSNDDEAGHTYTFSGIGVYRPGMFDAVGAGQSEKLVTLLREYAARGQIGGEVYRGDWTDVGTIERLNQLNAPL; from the coding sequence ATGAAAGCCATGATTTTTGCCGCCGGCCGCGGAGAGCGCATGCGCCCGCTGACCGACACCACTCCCAAACCCTTGCTCAAGGTGCGCGGCCGGCCGCTGATCGTCTGGCACATCGTCAACCTGGTGCGCGCCGGCATTACCGAGATCGTGATCAATCACGCCCATCTCGGGCAGATGATCGAAGACACGCTGGGCGACGGCAGCAAATTCGGCGCAACCATCGCCTACTCGCCGGAAACCGTGGCGCTGGAAACCGCAGGCGGCATCGCCAATGCCCGCCACCTGCTGGGCGAAGCGCCGTTCGTGGCGATCGCAGGCGATGTCTACTGCCCGCATTTCGATTTCTCCCAGGTCAGGAATACACTGGAAGACAATGACATCTGGGGCCAGCCTTATGCCCTGGACAAACGCGACAACGCCTGGCTCTACCTGGTGAAAAATCCGCCCCACCATCCGCAAGGCGATTTCGGCCTGCACAGTTTTTCGGTCAGCAACGATGACGAAGCGGGCCATACCTACACTTTCTCCGGCATCGGCGTGTATCGTCCCGGCATGTTCGACGCCGTCGGCGCCGGCCAGTCGGAAAAGCTGGTGACCCTGTTGCGCGAATACGCCGCACGCGGCCAGATCGGCGGCGAAGTGTATCGCGGCGACTGGACCGATGTCGGCACCATCGAACGTTTGAACCAACTCAACGCGCCGTTGTAA
- the pepP gene encoding Xaa-Pro aminopeptidase, giving the protein MTPYSTRRSKLIAQMQAMGGGVAIISTAPEAARNADSDFPYRHDSSFYYLSGFTEPDAVIVLVAGKDPKAVLFCREKNLEREIWDGFRFGPEAAREQLGFDAAYAIDAIDEEMPKLLADAPAIFYSLGKQANRDAQLQSWLNKLSGQARVGISAPATIHGLDPLLAEMRLFKDAGEHAIMQRSGKIAAGAHCRAMRMARPGLREYHLEAEILHEFRSNGAESPAYTSIVATGANACVLHYRAGNTELKDGDLVLIDAGCEFDSYASDITRTFPANGVFSGPQKTLYEIVLAAQHAAIAATRPGQRFIDGHNAALRVLAQGMLDTGLLDKNKAGTLDDVIANGDYRQFYMHSTGHWIGLDVHDVGAYREPGEAAPEGQQKPWRKLQPGMVTTVEPGIYVRPAAGVPEQYWNIGIRIEDDILVTADGNVNLTSDVPTAVAEIEALMRK; this is encoded by the coding sequence ATGACTCCTTACAGCACACGCCGCAGCAAACTGATTGCGCAAATGCAGGCCATGGGCGGCGGCGTCGCCATTATCTCGACCGCGCCCGAAGCGGCCCGCAACGCCGATTCGGATTTCCCTTACCGCCACGACAGCAGTTTCTATTACCTGTCCGGCTTCACCGAACCGGACGCCGTGATCGTGCTGGTCGCCGGCAAGGATCCCAAGGCTGTCTTGTTTTGCCGCGAAAAAAACCTCGAGCGGGAAATCTGGGACGGCTTTCGTTTTGGCCCCGAGGCTGCACGTGAACAGCTCGGTTTCGATGCGGCTTATGCGATCGACGCCATCGACGAAGAAATGCCGAAACTGCTGGCCGATGCACCGGCAATCTTTTATTCGCTGGGCAAACAAGCCAATCGCGACGCCCAGTTGCAAAGCTGGCTCAACAAGCTCAGTGGCCAGGCCCGCGTCGGCATCAGCGCACCGGCCACCATCCATGGCCTGGATCCCCTGCTGGCCGAGATGCGCCTGTTCAAGGATGCGGGAGAACACGCAATCATGCAGCGCTCGGGGAAAATCGCCGCAGGCGCCCATTGCCGCGCGATGCGCATGGCGCGCCCCGGCCTGCGCGAATACCACCTGGAAGCAGAAATCCTGCATGAATTCCGCAGCAACGGCGCCGAATCGCCGGCCTATACCTCGATCGTCGCTACCGGCGCCAACGCCTGCGTGCTGCACTACCGCGCCGGCAACACCGAACTGAAGGACGGTGACCTGGTGCTGATCGACGCTGGCTGCGAATTCGACAGCTATGCGTCCGACATCACCCGCACCTTCCCGGCCAACGGCGTATTCTCCGGCCCGCAAAAAACCTTGTATGAAATCGTGCTGGCGGCGCAGCACGCGGCGATCGCCGCAACCCGGCCGGGACAGCGTTTCATCGATGGCCACAACGCGGCGCTGCGGGTGCTGGCGCAGGGCATGCTGGATACCGGCCTGCTCGACAAGAACAAGGCCGGCACGCTTGACGATGTGATCGCCAACGGCGACTACCGCCAATTCTACATGCATAGCACCGGCCACTGGATCGGCCTGGACGTGCACGACGTCGGCGCCTATCGGGAACCTGGCGAAGCAGCCCCCGAAGGCCAACAGAAACCGTGGCGCAAGCTGCAGCCCGGCATGGTGACCACGGTTGAACCCGGCATCTACGTGCGTCCGGCCGCAGGTGTGCCGGAACAATACTGGAATATCGGCATCCGTATCGAGGACGACATCCTGGTTACCGCGGACGGCAATGTCAACCTGACCAGCGACGTCCCGACAGCAGTGGCCGAGATCGAAGCGTTGATGCGCAAGTGA
- a CDS encoding HAD family hydrolase, whose translation MVNTATTTTATPTIVVFDLGGVLFDWNPDYLYRKLIADEAERKWFLANICNGEWNVQQDGGRSLSEATAVLSARHPDHAHLIGAFYARWTEMLGGTLAGGMAIFEALESAGVPLYALTNWSAETFPYARNNHPFQPVLQRFKDVLVSGEEKLIKPDARIYQRMLERIRKHYPTAQAEHLVFIDDVQHNVDAARTLGWRAIHHTDPAATAAQLRNWGLPA comes from the coding sequence ATGGTAAATACAGCGACAACTACAACAGCTACTCCCACCATCGTGGTGTTCGACCTCGGCGGCGTCCTGTTCGACTGGAATCCGGACTACCTGTACCGCAAGCTGATCGCCGACGAGGCCGAACGCAAGTGGTTCCTCGCCAATATCTGCAATGGCGAATGGAACGTCCAGCAAGATGGCGGCCGCTCGCTGAGCGAAGCGACGGCCGTGCTGAGCGCGCGCCATCCGGATCATGCGCACCTGATCGGCGCTTTCTATGCGCGCTGGACCGAAATGCTGGGCGGCACGCTGGCAGGAGGCATGGCGATTTTCGAGGCGCTGGAAAGTGCCGGCGTGCCACTGTATGCGCTGACCAACTGGTCGGCCGAAACTTTCCCCTATGCCCGCAATAACCATCCGTTCCAGCCCGTCTTGCAGCGCTTCAAGGATGTGCTGGTTTCCGGCGAGGAGAAACTGATCAAGCCGGATGCGCGCATTTACCAGCGCATGCTGGAGCGCATCCGCAAGCACTATCCGACTGCCCAGGCAGAGCACCTGGTATTCATCGACGACGTCCAGCACAATGTCGATGCCGCGCGCACGCTCGGCTGGCGCGCCATCCACCATACCGATCCTGCCGCCACCGCGGCCCAGCTGCGCAACTGGGGCTTGCCGGCATGA
- a CDS encoding UbiH/UbiF/VisC/COQ6 family ubiquinone biosynthesis hydroxylase: MSQYTEHTDPQQVDIAICGAGPVGLSLAALLVKRGVDAGRIALIDAKTVEQARQDPRSIALSYGSRQILQEIGAWPIAATAIHQIHVSRRAHFGRTLIQREEFQLPALGYVTRYGTLVTALASLPALAGVRLLRPVQVSASTEQDDGVQLQLSDGRMLRSRLLVQAEGGLFGAQDNKYNRSLQRDYQQIGIVAHVQSSAPVAHRAFERFTDQGPLALLPQDDSNGNNYALVWCVRPAMASELLALDDAAFLAALAQAFGGRLGRFTRTSARNSFPLGLNARPAATARTVAIGNAAQTLHPVAGQGLNLGLRDATVLARLLASDTEPDMLHQFAIARKTDRSLTIHLTDVMARIFASAPDGALSQTLLGLSLGLVDVVKPARRLLAQQMMFGRR; the protein is encoded by the coding sequence ATGAGTCAATACACTGAACACACCGATCCGCAGCAGGTCGACATCGCCATCTGCGGCGCCGGCCCGGTCGGCCTCAGCCTGGCTGCCTTGCTGGTCAAGCGCGGCGTAGACGCCGGCCGCATTGCCCTGATCGACGCCAAGACCGTCGAACAGGCAAGGCAGGATCCGCGCTCGATTGCACTGTCCTACGGCAGCCGGCAGATCCTGCAAGAGATCGGCGCCTGGCCGATCGCGGCCACCGCCATCCACCAGATCCACGTATCGCGCCGCGCGCATTTCGGCCGCACCCTGATCCAGCGCGAAGAATTCCAGCTGCCGGCGCTCGGCTACGTCACGCGTTACGGCACCCTGGTCACCGCCTTGGCTTCATTGCCGGCGCTGGCCGGCGTCCGTTTGCTGCGACCGGTGCAAGTCAGCGCCAGCACCGAGCAAGACGACGGCGTGCAATTGCAATTGTCGGACGGCCGTATGCTGCGCAGCAGATTGCTGGTGCAGGCCGAAGGCGGCCTGTTCGGCGCTCAGGACAACAAGTACAACCGGTCCCTGCAGCGCGACTACCAGCAGATCGGCATCGTCGCCCACGTCCAGAGCAGCGCGCCGGTTGCGCATCGCGCATTCGAACGCTTTACCGACCAGGGACCGCTGGCGCTGCTGCCGCAGGACGACAGCAACGGCAACAACTACGCCCTGGTATGGTGTGTGCGCCCCGCCATGGCAAGCGAACTGCTGGCGCTGGACGATGCGGCGTTCCTGGCGGCGCTGGCGCAGGCTTTCGGCGGCCGGCTCGGGCGATTTACCAGGACCTCGGCCCGCAACAGTTTTCCGCTCGGCCTGAATGCGCGACCGGCAGCCACGGCCAGGACTGTCGCTATCGGCAATGCCGCGCAAACCCTGCATCCGGTGGCCGGCCAGGGATTGAACCTGGGCCTGCGCGACGCCACCGTGCTGGCGCGTTTGCTGGCCAGCGATACAGAACCCGATATGCTGCACCAGTTTGCCATCGCCCGGAAAACAGACCGTAGCTTGACGATACACCTCACCGATGTCATGGCGCGTATCTTTGCCAGCGCTCCCGACGGCGCCCTGTCGCAGACACTGCTCGGTTTATCGCTGGGGCTGGTCGATGTGGTGAAACCCGCCAGGCGCCTGCTGGCGCAGCAAATGATGTTTGGCCGGCGCTGA
- a CDS encoding NAD(P)(+) transhydrogenase (Re/Si-specific) subunit beta, translating to MSMNLVTLLYLIASVCFIQALKGLSHPSSARRGNAFGMAGMAIAVVTTIALIFKLKAESQGAGLGFWLVAGGVVVGGGIGAMLAKRVEMTKMPELVAAMHSLIGLAAVCIAVAAVSEPWAFGIAAHGEALPTGNRIELFIGTFVGAITFSGSVIAFGKLSGKYKFRLFQGAPVSFRGQHFINLLLAVAMIGLGIIFVLTQAWLPFILMALIAFILGVLIIIPIGGADMPVVVSMLNSYSGWAAAGIGFSLNNSMLIIAGSLVGSSGAILSYIMCKAMNRSFFNVILGGFGGDAAAATGGAAQQQRPVKSGSADDAAFLMGNAETVIIVPGYGLAVARAQHALKELTEKLTHKGVIVKYAIHPVAGRMPGHMNVLLAEAEVPYDQVFEMEDINGEFAQADVVLVLGANDVVNPAAKDPKSSIAGMPILEVYKAKTVIVNKRSMAAGYAGLDNELFYMDKTMMVFGDAKKVIEDMVKAVE from the coding sequence ATGAGCATGAACCTGGTGACCTTGTTGTACCTGATCGCCTCGGTCTGCTTCATCCAGGCGCTCAAGGGTTTGTCGCATCCGTCTTCGGCGCGGCGCGGCAATGCATTCGGCATGGCCGGCATGGCGATCGCCGTGGTGACCACGATTGCCCTGATCTTCAAGCTGAAGGCCGAGTCGCAGGGAGCCGGCCTCGGCTTCTGGCTGGTGGCGGGCGGCGTGGTGGTGGGCGGCGGCATCGGCGCCATGCTGGCCAAACGGGTAGAGATGACCAAAATGCCGGAACTGGTGGCGGCGATGCACTCGCTGATCGGCCTCGCTGCAGTGTGCATCGCGGTGGCCGCAGTGTCGGAGCCTTGGGCTTTCGGTATCGCTGCGCACGGCGAAGCGCTGCCGACCGGCAACCGCATCGAACTGTTCATCGGCACCTTCGTCGGCGCGATTACCTTCTCCGGTTCGGTGATCGCTTTCGGCAAACTGTCGGGCAAATACAAATTCCGCCTGTTCCAGGGCGCGCCGGTGAGTTTCCGCGGCCAGCATTTCATCAACCTGCTGCTGGCGGTGGCGATGATCGGCCTCGGCATCATTTTTGTGCTGACCCAGGCCTGGCTGCCGTTCATCCTGATGGCGCTGATTGCCTTCATCCTCGGCGTGCTGATCATCATCCCGATCGGCGGCGCCGACATGCCGGTGGTGGTCTCGATGCTCAACAGCTATTCCGGCTGGGCGGCTGCCGGCATTGGCTTCTCGCTGAACAACTCGATGCTGATCATCGCCGGTTCGCTGGTCGGCTCCAGCGGTGCGATCCTCTCCTACATCATGTGCAAAGCGATGAACCGCTCGTTCTTCAACGTCATCCTGGGTGGCTTCGGCGGCGATGCGGCGGCGGCCACCGGCGGTGCGGCGCAACAGCAGCGGCCGGTGAAATCCGGTTCGGCCGACGATGCCGCTTTCCTGATGGGCAATGCGGAAACCGTCATCATCGTCCCGGGCTACGGCCTGGCGGTGGCGCGCGCCCAGCATGCCTTGAAGGAGCTGACCGAGAAACTGACGCACAAGGGCGTGATCGTCAAATACGCGATCCATCCGGTGGCAGGGCGCATGCCTGGCCACATGAACGTGCTGCTGGCGGAAGCGGAAGTGCCTTACGACCAGGTGTTCGAGATGGAAGACATCAACGGCGAATTCGCCCAGGCCGACGTGGTGCTGGTGCTGGGCGCCAACGACGTCGTCAATCCTGCCGCGAAAGATCCGAAATCGTCGATCGCCGGCATGCCTATCCTGGAAGTCTATAAAGCCAAGACCGTGATCGTCAACAAGCGTTCGATGGCTGCAGGTTATGCCGGGCTGGACAATGAATTGTTCTACATGGACAAGACCATGATGGTGTTCGGCGACGCCAAGAAAGTGATTGAAGACATGGTGAAGGCAGTTGAATAA
- a CDS encoding NAD(P) transhydrogenase subunit alpha: protein MEVTHTITNLIIFVLAIYVGYHVVWTVTPALHTPLMAVTNAISAIIIIGAMLAAGLTEGIVGQIAGTLAVALAAVNVFGGFLVTQRMLEMFKKKEPKAKPAVKEGAQQ, encoded by the coding sequence ATGGAAGTCACGCACACCATCACCAACCTGATCATTTTCGTACTGGCGATCTACGTCGGTTACCACGTGGTCTGGACCGTTACACCGGCACTGCATACACCGCTGATGGCAGTCACCAACGCCATTTCCGCCATCATCATCATCGGCGCCATGCTGGCGGCGGGCCTGACCGAGGGCATCGTCGGCCAGATCGCCGGCACGCTGGCGGTGGCGCTGGCCGCCGTCAATGTATTCGGCGGCTTCCTGGTAACCCAGCGCATGCTGGAAATGTTCAAGAAAAAAGAGCCTAAGGCAAAACCTGCCGTCAAAGAGGGGGCGCAGCAATGA
- the panD gene encoding aspartate 1-decarboxylase has translation MQRIMLRAKIHRATVTQADLHYEGSCGIDEDLLEAADIREFEKIELYNVNNGQRFSTYAIRGKRGSGEISLNGAAARCAHLGDLLIICTYAPLSNEEASSYVPKVVFVDDNNRITGLKKI, from the coding sequence ATGCAACGCATCATGCTGCGCGCCAAGATCCACCGCGCAACCGTCACCCAGGCCGACCTGCACTACGAGGGCTCTTGCGGGATCGATGAAGACCTGCTGGAAGCGGCCGACATCCGCGAGTTTGAAAAGATCGAACTGTACAACGTCAACAACGGCCAGCGTTTCTCTACCTACGCGATCCGCGGCAAACGCGGCAGCGGCGAGATTTCCCTGAACGGCGCGGCGGCCCGTTGCGCCCACCTGGGCGACCTGCTGATCATCTGCACCTATGCTCCGCTTTCGAATGAAGAGGCCAGTAGTTACGTGCCGAAAGTGGTGTTTGTCGACGACAACAACCGGATTACCGGCCTGAAGAAAATCTAA
- a CDS encoding Re/Si-specific NAD(P)(+) transhydrogenase subunit alpha, whose amino-acid sequence MKIGIPAETRPGETRVAATPETVKKLVAAKHQVLVQSGAGISSSITDEAYAAAGAEIVTAAAAFGVETVLKVRAPGSDELALLKSGTVVVGMLNPFDADNIAVMASHGLTAFALEAAPRTSRAQSMDVLSSQANIAGYKAVLMAANTYQRFMPMLMTAAGTVKAARMLIMGAGVAGLQAIATAKRLGAVIEASDVRPAVKEQIESLGAKFLDVPFITDEEKEIAQGIGGYARPMPADWMRRQAELVHERAKQADIIITTALIPGRKAPVLISEDTVKAMKPGSVILDMAVDQGGNCPLSESGKTVIKHGVHIIGEGNLAALVAADASALYARNLLDFLKLIINAEGGLVINREDDIVAATLLCSGGEVLRK is encoded by the coding sequence ATGAAAATCGGCATTCCCGCCGAGACGCGGCCTGGCGAAACCCGGGTTGCTGCGACTCCGGAGACGGTAAAGAAGCTGGTGGCGGCCAAACACCAAGTGCTGGTGCAGTCCGGCGCAGGCATTTCATCCAGCATTACCGATGAAGCCTATGCCGCCGCAGGCGCCGAAATAGTCACCGCTGCCGCGGCGTTCGGCGTGGAAACCGTGCTCAAGGTGCGCGCTCCCGGCAGCGACGAACTGGCCCTGCTGAAAAGTGGCACGGTCGTGGTCGGCATGTTGAATCCTTTTGATGCCGACAATATTGCTGTTATGGCAAGCCATGGCCTGACCGCCTTCGCGCTGGAAGCGGCGCCGCGCACTTCGCGTGCGCAATCGATGGACGTGCTGTCGTCGCAAGCCAATATCGCCGGCTATAAGGCGGTGCTGATGGCAGCCAATACGTACCAGCGCTTCATGCCGATGCTGATGACCGCTGCCGGCACTGTGAAGGCGGCGCGCATGCTGATCATGGGCGCTGGTGTTGCTGGTTTGCAAGCAATTGCTACCGCCAAGCGGCTCGGCGCGGTGATCGAAGCTTCCGATGTGCGGCCGGCGGTGAAAGAACAGATCGAGTCGCTCGGCGCGAAATTCCTGGATGTGCCGTTCATCACCGATGAAGAAAAGGAAATCGCCCAGGGCATCGGCGGTTATGCGCGGCCGATGCCGGCCGACTGGATGCGGCGCCAGGCCGAGCTGGTGCATGAACGCGCCAAGCAGGCCGACATCATCATCACCACCGCCCTGATTCCCGGCCGCAAGGCGCCGGTGCTGATCAGCGAAGACACCGTCAAGGCGATGAAGCCGGGTTCGGTGATCCTCGACATGGCGGTCGACCAGGGCGGCAACTGTCCCTTGTCGGAAAGCGGCAAGACCGTCATCAAGCACGGCGTCCACATCATTGGCGAAGGTAACCTGGCAGCCTTGGTGGCGGCCGATGCTTCGGCCCTGTATGCACGCAACCTGCTCGATTTCCTCAAGCTGATCATCAACGCCGAAGGCGGCCTGGTGATCAACCGCGAGGACGATATCGTGGCCGCCACCTTGCTGTGCAGCGGCGGCGAAGTGCTGCGCAAATAA
- a CDS encoding NUDIX hydrolase, which produces MTDVWKPAVTVAAIIERDGRFLLIEEATSDGIRINQPAGHLDPNESLAQAVVRETLEETAHDFTPTALVGMYMARYVSARTGKAVTYLRFAFCGDLGARHDQVLDHGILRTLWMSRDELAACPERHRSPQVLLCIDDYLRGQRAPLSMLNTHPSACGVAHVE; this is translated from the coding sequence ATGACTGACGTTTGGAAACCCGCCGTCACAGTTGCCGCGATCATAGAGCGCGACGGCCGCTTCTTGCTGATTGAAGAAGCGACCAGTGACGGTATCCGCATCAACCAGCCAGCTGGCCATCTCGATCCCAACGAGTCGCTGGCGCAGGCGGTCGTGCGCGAAACGCTGGAAGAAACGGCGCACGACTTCACCCCTACCGCGCTGGTCGGCATGTACATGGCGCGTTATGTATCGGCGCGCACCGGCAAAGCGGTCACTTACTTGCGTTTCGCGTTCTGCGGCGACCTCGGCGCCCGGCACGACCAGGTGCTCGACCACGGCATCTTGCGCACCCTGTGGATGTCGCGCGACGAACTGGCGGCCTGTCCGGAACGCCACCGCAGTCCGCAAGTGCTGCTGTGCATCGACGATTACCTGCGCGGCCAGCGCGCGCCGCTGTCCATGCTGAACACCCATCCAAGCGCCTGCGGGGTGGCCCATGTCGAATAA
- the mnmA gene encoding tRNA 2-thiouridine(34) synthase MnmA gives MSNKKRVVIGMSGGVDSSVSAWMLKQQGYEVIGLFMKNWEDDDDSEYCSTRQDWIDAVSVADVIGVDIEAVNFAAEYKDRVFAEFLREYQAGRTPNPDVLCNAEIKFKAFLDHAMKLGADLIATGHYARVRQADSGRFELLKAVDASKDQSYFLHRLNQSQLSRTLFPLGEIQKTEVRKIAEQIRLPNAKKKDSTGICFIGERPFREFLNRYLSYKPGPMKTPDGDVVGEHVGLSFYTLGQRKGIGLGGMKTHKNAGGDSDPWYVARKDVENNTLYIVQGHDHPWLLSSTLQAGQLSWVAGEAPGSGPLSAKTRYRQADMACAFDSLLLPQTENFTLRFTDPQWAVTPGQSAVLYDGDVCLGGGIIETSGN, from the coding sequence ATGTCGAATAAAAAACGCGTAGTCATCGGCATGTCGGGCGGGGTCGACTCCTCGGTTTCGGCCTGGATGCTGAAACAGCAAGGTTATGAAGTGATCGGCCTGTTCATGAAGAACTGGGAAGATGACGACGATTCCGAATACTGTTCGACGCGGCAGGACTGGATCGATGCGGTCAGCGTCGCCGATGTGATCGGCGTCGATATCGAGGCGGTCAATTTCGCCGCCGAATACAAGGACCGGGTATTCGCCGAATTCCTGCGCGAGTACCAGGCTGGACGCACGCCGAACCCGGACGTGCTGTGCAATGCCGAAATCAAGTTCAAGGCCTTCCTCGACCACGCCATGAAGCTGGGCGCCGACCTCATCGCCACCGGCCACTACGCGCGCGTGCGGCAGGCCGATTCCGGCCGTTTCGAGCTGCTGAAGGCGGTCGACGCCAGCAAGGACCAGAGTTATTTCCTGCACCGCCTGAACCAGTCGCAGCTGTCGCGCACCTTGTTCCCGCTGGGCGAAATCCAGAAAACCGAAGTGCGCAAGATCGCCGAACAGATCCGGCTGCCGAACGCCAAGAAGAAGGATTCGACCGGCATCTGCTTTATCGGCGAGCGGCCGTTCCGCGAATTCCTGAACCGCTACCTGTCTTATAAGCCAGGGCCGATGAAGACTCCCGACGGCGATGTGGTCGGTGAGCATGTGGGTTTGAGTTTTTACACGCTGGGCCAGCGCAAGGGCATCGGCCTGGGCGGCATGAAGACGCACAAGAATGCCGGCGGCGACAGCGATCCCTGGTATGTCGCCAGGAAAGATGTGGAAAACAACACTTTGTACATCGTCCAGGGACATGATCACCCGTGGCTGCTGTCGTCGACGCTGCAGGCTGGCCAGCTCAGCTGGGTTGCGGGCGAAGCGCCAGGCAGCGGGCCGCTGTCGGCCAAGACGCGCTACCGGCAAGCCGACATGGCTTGCGCGTTTGACAGCCTGTTGTTGCCGCAAACCGAAAATTTCACACTCAGGTTTACCGATCCGCAATGGGCGGTGACGCCGGGTCAATCCGCCGTGCTGTATGACGGCGATGTCTGCCTCGGCGGCGGCATTATCGAAACATCAGGCAACTGA
- a CDS encoding DUF4148 domain-containing protein encodes MNMKQVIAGLAILAAAGSALADAPYPPETPFVSTKSRADVQAELVQAQKDGSLAVARNQYPVVAAVGQPETRAEVVSQLNKAEPSVYSGN; translated from the coding sequence ATGAACATGAAACAAGTTATCGCAGGTCTTGCAATTTTGGCTGCCGCTGGCAGCGCATTGGCCGATGCACCATATCCTCCTGAAACACCGTTTGTTTCGACCAAGTCGCGCGCCGATGTCCAGGCCGAACTGGTGCAAGCCCAGAAAGACGGTTCGCTGGCCGTGGCCCGCAACCAGTACCCTGTGGTCGCAGCCGTAGGTCAGCCGGAAACCCGTGCTGAGGTAGTAAGCCAGCTCAACAAGGCAGAGCCATCGGTCTATAGCGGCAACTAA